The stretch of DNA CTCGTCGCCGAGACGTTCGGCATCGCGCCCGACCGCGTGCGCGACGAGCTCGCCTACGAATCGATCCCCGAGTGGGACTCGCTCAACCACGTGAACCTCATGCTCGCGCTCGAGCAGCGCACCGGCCGCTCGATCGACGAGGACACGATGGTGGAGCTCACGACCGTCGCGGCGATCCGCGAGTTCGTGGCTCGTTAGGCCGGCGGCGCTCCGTGGCTCCGGACGACGTCGACCCGCGCAGCGACCGCGCCGCCCACCGCGACGGCGCATCGCGCATCGATCGCGCGGACGCGCGCTCGCTGCGCTCGGGCTTCCTGCGCGCGGCCGAGCGCCACGCGAGCCGCGTCGCGCTCGTCGCGAGGGACGACGCCGTCTCGTACGGCGAGCTCGCGAGCGATGCGCGCCGGATCGCGCACGCCATCGTCGACCGGCTCGGGCGGGCACCCGCGCGCGTCGGCGTCTTCGCGCACCGCTCGCGCACCGGCTACACGGGCACGCTCGCCGCGCTCTTCGCGGGCGCCGCGTTCGTGCCGCTCAACCGCACGTTCCCGGTCGAACGCACGCGCCGCATGGCCGCGCTCGCCGAGCTCGATGCGATCGTCGTCGACGCGGCCTCGGCGCCGCAGCTCGGCGACGTGCTCGCGGGCGTCGCGGGGCGCGCGCCGCTCCTCGTCTTCCCCGATGCCGGGAGCGACCTCGCCGCGCCCGAAGGCGCACCGCGCGTCGCCGCGGACGAGCTCGCGCGGGCGGGCGAGCTCCGCGACCTCCCGCCCGTCGTGCCGACCGACGTCGCGTACCTGCTGTTCACGTCGGGAACGACGGGAACGCCGAAGGGCGTGCCCGTGACGCACGCGAACGCGCTCCACTTCCTCGACGTGATGTCGGCGCGCTACGCGCTCGGCCCCGACGATCGCCTCTCGCAGACGTTCGACGCCACGTTCGACCTCTCGGTGTTCGACCAGTTCATGGCCTGGGAGGCCGGCGCGCGGCTGTGCGCGATGCAGTCGCTCGACCTGCTCGCCCCGTCGCGCTTCGCGCGCAAGCACGAGCTGACGGTCTGGTTCTCCGTCCCGTCCGTGCCCGCGCTGATGCGGCGCAAGGGGCTGCTCGCTCCCGACGCCTTCCCGACCCTCCGCTGGAGCCTCTTCTGCGGCGAGCCGCTCCCGCGCGAGACGGCCGAGGCCTGGCAGGCGGCGGCGCCCGCGTCGACGCTCGAGAACCTGTACGGCCCGACCGAGCTCACGATCGCGTGCTTCGTGCACCGCTGGGACGCGGGCGCGTCGCCCGCGCTGTGCGCGAACGGCGTCGTTCCGATCGGGCGTCCCTATCCCGGGCTCGGCGCCGTCGTGCTCGGCGAGGGCGACGCGCCCGTCGCCGACGGCGAGGACGGCGAGCTGTGCGTGTGCGGCCCGCAGACGGTGCCCGGCTACTGGCGCGACGCCGCGAAGACCGCCGAGCGCTTCGTCGAGCTCCCCTTCGCACCGGGCGTGCGCTTCTATCGCACGGGCGACCGCGTGCGACGGCTCGCGAACGGCGAGTA from Myxococcota bacterium encodes:
- a CDS encoding acyl carrier protein, with the protein product MDHEALTQLVAETFGIAPDRVRDELAYESIPEWDSLNHVNLMLALEQRTGRSIDEDTMVELTTVAAIREFVAR
- a CDS encoding amino acid adenylation domain-containing protein; translated protein: MAPDDVDPRSDRAAHRDGASRIDRADARSLRSGFLRAAERHASRVALVARDDAVSYGELASDARRIAHAIVDRLGRAPARVGVFAHRSRTGYTGTLAALFAGAAFVPLNRTFPVERTRRMAALAELDAIVVDAASAPQLGDVLAGVAGRAPLLVFPDAGSDLAAPEGAPRVAADELARAGELRDLPPVVPTDVAYLLFTSGTTGTPKGVPVTHANALHFLDVMSARYALGPDDRLSQTFDATFDLSVFDQFMAWEAGARLCAMQSLDLLAPSRFARKHELTVWFSVPSVPALMRRKGLLAPDAFPTLRWSLFCGEPLPRETAEAWQAAAPASTLENLYGPTELTIACFVHRWDAGASPALCANGVVPIGRPYPGLGAVVLGEGDAPVADGEDGELCVCGPQTVPGYWRDAAKTAERFVELPFAPGVRFYRTGDRVRRLANGEYVHLGRVDHQVKVLGHRVELGEIEAVLRSAAGVVDAVAVGWPVAHGSADGIVAFVTASERGVDADALVAHARTALPEYMVPGRVVAVDAMPLNANGKIDRAALVARLDPGAGA